In Aegilops tauschii subsp. strangulata cultivar AL8/78 chromosome 3, Aet v6.0, whole genome shotgun sequence, one genomic interval encodes:
- the LOC109740150 gene encoding auxin efflux carrier component 3a isoform X8, whose amino-acid sequence MISLHDLYTVLAAVVPLYVAMILAYGSVRWWGIFTPDQCSGINRFVAIFAVPLLSFHFISTNDPYEMNLRFLAADTLQKLLVLALLAACSRLIPSRLDWSITLFSLSTLPNTLVMGIPLLMAMYGPYAGSLMVQIVVLQCIIWYTLLLFLFEFRAARLLIADQFPDTAASIVSLHVDPDVVSLEGGRAETESEVAADGRLHVTVRRSSVSRRSTLLATPRPSNLTGAEIYSLSSSQNPTPRGSNFNQADFFAVVGGAPPARVGGSSFGASEHYSLQSSQGPTPRESNLDEHSAGPKHATTDAGAQHNHDAKELHMFVWSSSSSPVSEAVSGLPMFTGGAGAAHLDAAAKEIRMVVPADPPQNGSCKANCRERGLHRGSEGRRKGSGGRRRRCGAGRAGQAGGEAELQPRGRGRSGKRAGAAAPNAAGERDDTAHTDHGVAQAHPQPQHVLQPNRPHLVPRRLPVARLHANDGREVHLHPLGRWAGDGHV is encoded by the exons ATGATATCGTTGCATGACCTGTACACGGTCCTGGCGGCGGTGGTTCCGCTCTACGTGGCGATGATCCTGGCGTACGGCTCGGTGAGGTGGTGGGGCATCTTCACGCCCGACCAGTGCTCCGGCATCAACCGCTTCGTCGCCATCTTCGCCGTGCCGCTGCTCTCCTTCCACTTCATCTCCACCAACGACCCCTACGAGATGAACCTCCGCTTCCTGGCCGCGGACACGCTGCAGAAGCTCCTCGTCCTGGCCCTGCTCGCCGCGTGCTCGCGTCTGATCCCCTCGCGGCTGGACTGGTCCATCACGCTCTTCTCGCTGTCGACGCTGCCCAACACGCTCGTCATGGGGATACCTCTGCTCATGGCCATGTACGGCCCCTACGCCGGCTCGCTCATGGTCCAGATTGTCGTGCTCCAGTGCATCATCTGGTACACGCTGCTGCTCTTCCTCTTCGAGTTCCGCGCCGCTCGCCTGCTAATCGCTGACCAGTTCCCCGACACCGCGGCGTCCATCGTGTCGCTGCATGTAGACCCCGACGTGGTGTCGCTGGAGGGCGGCCGCGCGGAGACGGAGTCCGAGGTGGCGGCCGACGGGCGGCTGCACGTCACCGTGCGCCGGTCCTCGGTGTCGAGGCGGTCGACGCTGCTGGCGACGCCGCGGCCGTCGAATCTGACGGGCGCGGAGATCTACTCCTTGAGCTCGTCGCAGAACCCCACCCCGCGGGGCTCCAACTTCAACCAGGCGGACTTCTTCGCCGTCGTCGGTGGTGCGCCGCCCGCCAGGGTGGGCGGCTCGAGCTTCGGCGCCTCCGAGCACTACTCGCTGCAGTCGTCGCAGGGGCCGACGCCGAGGGAGTCCAACTTGGACGAGCACTCGGCAGGGCCAAAGCATGCCACGACAGACGCCGGAGCGCAGCACAACCATGACGCCAAGGAGCTCCACATGTTCGTGTGGAGCTCCAGCTCCTCTCCCGTCTCAGAAGCAGTAAGCGGCTTGCCGATGTTCACCGGCGGTGCAGGCGCAGCGCATCTCGATGCCGCCGCCAAGGAAATCCGCATGGTTGTCCCCGCGGACCCGCCGCAGAATGGCTCATGCAAAG CAAATTGTAGAGAACGGGGGCTACACCGCGGCAGCGAGGGGAGGCGGAAAGGCagtggaggacgacggcgacgctgCGGTGCAGGCCGGGCCGGACAGGCTGGCGGCGAAGCTGAACTCCAGCCCCGGGGACGAGGACGGAGCGGAAAGCGGGCGGGCGCGGCAGCACCAAATGCCGCCGGCGAGCGTGATGACACGGCTCATACTGATCATGGTGTGGCGCAAGCTCATCCGCAACCCCAACACGTACTCCAGCCTAATCGGCCTCACCTGGTCCCTCGTCGCCTTCCG GTGGCACGTCTCCATGCCAACGATGGTCGAGAAGTCCATCTCCATCCTCTCGGACGCTGGGCTGGGGATGGCCATGTTTAG
- the LOC109740150 gene encoding auxin efflux carrier component 3a isoform X5, whose product MISLHDLYTVLAAVVPLYVAMILAYGSVRWWGIFTPDQCSGINRFVAIFAVPLLSFHFISTNDPYEMNLRFLAADTLQKLLVLALLAACSRLIPSRLDWSITLFSLSTLPNTLVMGIPLLMAMYGPYAGSLMVQIVVLQCIIWYTLLLFLFEFRAARLLIADQFPDTAASIVSLHVDPDVVSLEGGRAETESEVAADGRLHVTVRRSSVSRRSTLLATPRPSNLTGAEIYSLSSSQNPTPRGSNFNQADFFAVVGGAPPARVGGSSFGASEHYSLQSSQGPTPRESNLDEHSAGPKHATTDAGAQHNHDAKELHMFVWSSSSSPVSEAVSGLPMFTGGAGAAHLDAAAKEIRMVVPADPPQNGSCKANCRERGLHRGSEGRRKGSGGRRRRCGAGRAGQAGGEAELQPRGRGRSGKRAGAAAPNAAGERDDTAHTDHGVAQAHPQPQHVLQPNRPHLVPRRLPDCSWRCSRASSPAATPPPSPPWPSASSRALPSLLPRQPPSVYVGRSLRSPLFSNLAGGSTTRDCTFCFRQGIQCPS is encoded by the exons ATGATATCGTTGCATGACCTGTACACGGTCCTGGCGGCGGTGGTTCCGCTCTACGTGGCGATGATCCTGGCGTACGGCTCGGTGAGGTGGTGGGGCATCTTCACGCCCGACCAGTGCTCCGGCATCAACCGCTTCGTCGCCATCTTCGCCGTGCCGCTGCTCTCCTTCCACTTCATCTCCACCAACGACCCCTACGAGATGAACCTCCGCTTCCTGGCCGCGGACACGCTGCAGAAGCTCCTCGTCCTGGCCCTGCTCGCCGCGTGCTCGCGTCTGATCCCCTCGCGGCTGGACTGGTCCATCACGCTCTTCTCGCTGTCGACGCTGCCCAACACGCTCGTCATGGGGATACCTCTGCTCATGGCCATGTACGGCCCCTACGCCGGCTCGCTCATGGTCCAGATTGTCGTGCTCCAGTGCATCATCTGGTACACGCTGCTGCTCTTCCTCTTCGAGTTCCGCGCCGCTCGCCTGCTAATCGCTGACCAGTTCCCCGACACCGCGGCGTCCATCGTGTCGCTGCATGTAGACCCCGACGTGGTGTCGCTGGAGGGCGGCCGCGCGGAGACGGAGTCCGAGGTGGCGGCCGACGGGCGGCTGCACGTCACCGTGCGCCGGTCCTCGGTGTCGAGGCGGTCGACGCTGCTGGCGACGCCGCGGCCGTCGAATCTGACGGGCGCGGAGATCTACTCCTTGAGCTCGTCGCAGAACCCCACCCCGCGGGGCTCCAACTTCAACCAGGCGGACTTCTTCGCCGTCGTCGGTGGTGCGCCGCCCGCCAGGGTGGGCGGCTCGAGCTTCGGCGCCTCCGAGCACTACTCGCTGCAGTCGTCGCAGGGGCCGACGCCGAGGGAGTCCAACTTGGACGAGCACTCGGCAGGGCCAAAGCATGCCACGACAGACGCCGGAGCGCAGCACAACCATGACGCCAAGGAGCTCCACATGTTCGTGTGGAGCTCCAGCTCCTCTCCCGTCTCAGAAGCAGTAAGCGGCTTGCCGATGTTCACCGGCGGTGCAGGCGCAGCGCATCTCGATGCCGCCGCCAAGGAAATCCGCATGGTTGTCCCCGCGGACCCGCCGCAGAATGGCTCATGCAAAG CAAATTGTAGAGAACGGGGGCTACACCGCGGCAGCGAGGGGAGGCGGAAAGGCagtggaggacgacggcgacgctgCGGTGCAGGCCGGGCCGGACAGGCTGGCGGCGAAGCTGAACTCCAGCCCCGGGGACGAGGACGGAGCGGAAAGCGGGCGGGCGCGGCAGCACCAAATGCCGCCGGCGAGCGTGATGACACGGCTCATACTGATCATGGTGTGGCGCAAGCTCATCCGCAACCCCAACACGTACTCCAGCCTAATCGGCCTCACCTGGTCCCTCGTCGCCTTCCG GACTGTTCATGGCGCTGCAGCCGAGCATCATCGCCTGCGGcaactccgccgccgtcgcctccatGGCCGTCCGCTTCCTCGCGGGCCCTGCCGTCACTGCTGCCGCGTCAGCCGCCGTCGGTCTACGTGGGACGCTCCTTAAGGTCGCCATTGTTCAG TAATTTGGCAGGCGGCTCTACCACAAGGGATTGTACCTTTTGTTTTCGCCAAGGAATACAATGTCCATCCTGA